The genomic region GAGATCAATGCCATAAACGGATGGCTGACTAATACACTTGATTTgagttttgttatttattttttctCAAAATTGCTTAATTGATGCACTTGATTTGTGTttagttatttatattttttcTAATGTTGTTTACAGGACATGTGGAAACGTTATGTAAATTCTTGCTGTATCCACACATTTGGTTGCGAAATATCTTAAATTGTCTTATTGCTTTGTACTTCAAGTCATTATATATGACCAAGTGGCTGGAATCACTTTTTTGTGATTGAAATTATGTAATTGTACAATTGTGAAGATatgttttggaaaaaaaaaccaTGAACTATGATGAGAATTATCTATTCtgttaaattatttttaacgAACATCATTGCTATGACTCTTACGGAAAATAGGATTATATACATAAACATAATTATTAACCAGAAGGAGAGGGTAAATTTTAATCTGAACCGTTGAATCTGATAAAAGGTAGGAACAATGCACCGGACTAGGACCAATATACACTACTACAAAAATATGTATTTGTGACTTTGGTTACAGGGAAAAAAAAACTACGAATATCTGCCACTGATAAGCTGCGGACATATTTTGCTATGGTTTAGCAACAGGCCAACAGATATTTTGTCATAAATGAAATCCGTAGTAAAATAAGGAGATTAATATTTGAAAACTAATCCAACAAACATGTAACAGAATGCGTAACAAACATTTGGAAAATTTGGATCCTTATTCTATTATGAGAATATTTTATaaattcataaaaaaaatcttaaaaataatGTAAGAAAAACCTTTGGTAAATCCGTATCTAATTCCATGGCAAAATTCTAACAAAATGTGTAGCAAAATTCGTAGCAACATTTGTAGCTAAATTCAACCCCGTAACACAATTATTAGGAAATTTTCGTAAGCACTGACTCTACGAAAAAAGTTCCTAGCAAAATGTATAGCAAAAATCTTCGCTAAATATTTGTGGAAAACATTATGTCGATAAAATATCAAGTTTATGACGTCCTTTTATGTCGCTAAAATTGTTGCAAGTTTGACTGCGTCGCTAAAATTGATGGTAAAAGCGATTAACAACAAAGTAATTAGCTACAAATCAAATTCTAGCAATATAAGACGTTGCTATGGATTTGCTATGTATCTTTGTAGTTATGCACGATCTGATTCTTTGTTTGATGTATGAAAATCTATTTAATCAGTATGTAATTTTAAACCAAAATTGAACTAGCATATATATAACGGTATGGTTCTTGACTACACTATttttaaaattgtaaaaattGAATTATTAGGCCACTTATTTGGTGGTgatgctaaaaaataaaaaaataaaaaaaaaataaaaaataaaaaaccttaTTTGGTGGTGATAGGATTAGGATATAATTCAAAAGTGCGCCAGCTATGATTTACCAACCCAATAGTTTAGACTTCCAAGCCAAGTTGAGTTTCAATATTTAACTCTATATAGAAATATACATATATCCCTTCAAAGCTATCCTTACATTTGTTTATATATCTATATATTACAATGGATAGCACTACACTAATCATAAGTCATACCTAGATCACAATGGAATTTCGTGTCACAAAATCTAATGAAAGTTTGGTTGCACCATGTGAGCCAACACCTTCAGAGACGCTTGATCTATCACGAATCGATAGATTACCGGTTCTTAGATGCAATGCACGGACACTTCACGTGTTTGAGCCAATCGGCCCTCATGGAGCCGTAGGGTCCACCATACGTGACGCCTTGGCAAAGGCATTAGTCCCTTATTATCCTCTAGCCGGTCGGCTTTCTTCAGATGGTTCGACCATTGAGTGCACCAGTGATGGTGTTTGGTTTGTGGAGGCATCGGCTGATTGTAGCCTTCGCTCGGTTGGTTACTTTGAGGATGTCACTATGATTCCTTTTGACAGACTTCTTCCCTCCCCTCCTCCTGAAAATCAAGGTGTCGATCCTCTTGTTCTAATGCAGGTAAATGACGCATTCATCTTTATAGACAAATATACTGCCATATAACGTGAAAGTTTTTGGAGCTTTATTGATACATTTACACCACTATTGGTACCGCAAATCTCTCAAAtatggtaccggtaccgaaaatgctcggtacagaATCAATACTAGTGTTCGAAGGTAAATCCAGTAAAATACCGATACCAGCATAATTAGCATCTTAATTTGCTACTGAACTTGTTTGCGACCAAATTTACAATGGGCGCTATTGGTCACTTATTTTGCGACGGCTttattactttttatttatttccTAAAGATTTAAAAATTACTCGTTTACGGCCagcttatatttttatttaaaaaaaaatgcaacCGTAAAATATTTCGAAcgatttaatttttattttatctagtttttctttttttaatttgcGACCAGtttatttattttcaaaataataataaacgaCCGTTTTTAAGCCCGATTTACCTTTTCTTAGACCGTTTTTATAAGAGTCGTTATGATTCTGATGTGACGAAAAATGTCCCTTATgaggcattaaccattacacatGGTGTTATATATCTTGTCAATGTATTCTTGGTATGGTTTTGAAATAGACATAATTATCATATTTTTTGACATGTATTTATTTGATGCAGATAACAGAATTCGAAGGTGACGGTTTCGTAATGGGCTTAACATTTTGCCATACTATTTGTGACGGTCTAGGAGCCGCACAATTCCTCAATGCAATCGGTGAGTTTGCAAGAAAAGTCAACCCTTTGACCGTCACCCCCGTATGGCACCGTGACTTTCTTCCGCCACCACAACTACCAACTCCCGCCACTCTGCCACCACCAAATTTCACACTCCCTGATTACCATCTGGTTCAAGCCAATATCGACATTCCACTCGATGATCGTATCACTCGCCTCAAAGACGAGTTCATGAAAGAGTCATTAAAACATTGTTCAACTTTTGAAATCGTTGCGGCTGCGTTATGGAGGAACCGTACTCAAGCGGTACATGGTTTAGGTTCTGAGAGTAGAACAATGAAGCTTGTGTTCTTTGCAAACTGTCGGCCGCTGGTGGCGCCGCCGTTACCAAAGGGTTTCTACGGCAACTGTTTTTTTCCGGTGACTATCAGCGCGTCTAGTGAAACTCTAGCACGAGCATCAATAGTGGAGGTATGTTGTGTTAAACGAGTTATTTTTAATAGGGGTGGCAATTCCTAACACGAGTGACCTGAACACAACACGAAAAAAGGATTTTGAATTGGCTAACATGACATTTAATAATACAGTCCTACGTAGACATGACTTGTTTAACCTGTTTAATGGTTTTCAGAAAAAAGGTTATATTTAAATTTTATAGAAGAaatatattaaaatttaaagtttaCTTTTAATtcttaatttttttctattaactATACTATgaaattgatttttcattttgaatgtttttaccaactttttacttttaacaattttatcttatttgtTTTAACTACTCATTCTCTAATCCTTTTCATTCGCCTTTTCTAATCTCAAGCAACATACATAAATCCAAATTTGTTAATTGGGAATGAGAAAGATAgataaacaaaaacaataaaaaagacACCAATTAACTACAAGAAGGTTTTATTTGAGTCTTAGTAATGATTGTTTAAATTATTACTAACTAAGTAATACTCATTCgcaaataaaaattaaatgagTTAACATAAAATCGGACACAATTTTAAGAGGGTTCGACACGAATAAATATATTGGTTGGGATATGGTTGAAAAATTCAACCCACCAATTTAAAAATTATGTATCTGTAAACACAGCATGATTAATGACTCTAAGTTATTGACATAATATCTTTATAATCAATTTGTTagctttttttcttttttaaccaaATTGGTTAGCTTTATTATTGTCTTTTTCATGTTAAAAGATCTAGTTTTAGACATAAAGTATTATTCACCAATATCGTTTCATTCTCTTGTTTCAAGGTGATTAGAATGATTCAGGAGGCTAAAGCTAGGCTTCCAGAAGAATTCTCCGACTGGGTGAAAGAAGATGGTGGTCGGAAGAAGGAAGATCCGTTCGCACCGCCATTGGGATACGAcactttgtttttatcagaatgGGGGAGACTTGGTTTTAACCAAGTTGACTACGGAAATGGACCACCTCTTCATGTTGTCCCAATGCAAGGGTCGCCGGTTATACCGGTGGCTATTGTTGGCAGCTTGCCACTCCCAAAGAAAGGAATACGGCTCATGACATGGTGTGTGCAGGACCACCATCTTCAACCGTTTCTTAATTCCGTCACTTCAATCTTCCCTCATTGATAGTTTGTTGTTGTGTGGTTTGTTGTACATCTAATATCATTGTTTGTCGCACCAAATTCAAGTTTGATTACATCCATGTAATGTTATTTTATTtctaattaaataaaagaaaccaaagggtttgatttttttttttttttttgtgtttatttATATCATTCTGTTTATAGATATCATGTTATTTCCTTTCTTAAGCTAAAAAGCCATCAAAGTTTGCTTTGATCATCACAAAGTTGGCCTTTAGTGGTTGGAAAAAGAATTCCAAAACTCAAAATCAATCATTAATAGTATtaaaaaatttataaataaaatatttataatttagaaagtaaagATGTCACTTGATTTATCTCATAacgaaaagaaaagaaaagaaaacaaatgaaaattATTTAAAAGAGATGCGAATGTATAATTTCAGATGGAATATTAGGCCCCAAATATTGGGCCG from Helianthus annuus cultivar XRQ/B chromosome 10, HanXRQr2.0-SUNRISE, whole genome shotgun sequence harbors:
- the LOC110884356 gene encoding acyl transferase 4, whose translation is MEFRVTKSNESLVAPCEPTPSETLDLSRIDRLPVLRCNARTLHVFEPIGPHGAVGSTIRDALAKALVPYYPLAGRLSSDGSTIECTSDGVWFVEASADCSLRSVGYFEDVTMIPFDRLLPSPPPENQGVDPLVLMQITEFEGDGFVMGLTFCHTICDGLGAAQFLNAIGEFARKVNPLTVTPVWHRDFLPPPQLPTPATLPPPNFTLPDYHLVQANIDIPLDDRITRLKDEFMKESLKHCSTFEIVAAALWRNRTQAVHGLGSESRTMKLVFFANCRPLVAPPLPKGFYGNCFFPVTISASSETLARASIVEVIRMIQEAKARLPEEFSDWVKEDGGRKKEDPFAPPLGYDTLFLSEWGRLGFNQVDYGNGPPLHVVPMQGSPVIPVAIVGSLPLPKKGIRLMTWCVQDHHLQPFLNSVTSIFPH